The following coding sequences lie in one Arachis ipaensis cultivar K30076 chromosome B03, Araip1.1, whole genome shotgun sequence genomic window:
- the LOC110270059 gene encoding uncharacterized protein LOC110270059 has translation MAALGNMALAMQATAEALGNQINQGNHGNNNDEDGPMTLATFLKVCPPTFRGTSNPTDADNWIQAMERALQAQEVPEEQWVEFGTYQLQGEAQNWWQGTRRILQPDGAVIPWEVFRTEFYKKYFLILARNAKELELMQLKQGQMTVVEYTSKFEELCRFSRICQGAPEDFAEWKCIKYEGGLRSDILSFVTPMEIRIFFELVNKSRVAEDCVRKAAAEKGSLRVPFQRPSGRNFAPRGRNFKRGGFVPQQTQGQGNYRRPNTNASQGKRFGKQPQQDLNCQKCGRFHPRVPCRLGLGVCYPCGQPGHMATNYLEKKKYETGRVQQPGRAYTTSTIGAEGSETLIRGNCEMVGKILNALFDSGASH, from the coding sequence ATGGCTGCCCTGGGAAATATGGCTTTAGCTATGCAGGCAACAGCTGAGGCACTGGGTAACCAGATAAATCAGGGTAATCATGGGAACAATAATGATGAAGACGGTCCTATGACACTTGCTACATTTCTGAAAGTTTGCCCTCCAACTTttaggggaacctcaaatcccactgatgcagataattggattcaGGCTATGGAAAGGGCGTTGCAGGCCCAAGAGGTTCCTGAGGAGCAATGGGTTGAGTTTGGAACATATCAGTTGCAAGGTGAAGCTCAGAattggtggcagggaacacgACGTATCCTGCAGCCTGATGGTGCTGTGATTCCTTGGGAGGTTTTCCGAACAGAattctataagaaatactttcTTATTTTAGCTAGAAatgccaaggaacttgaattGATGCAGTTAAAGCAGGGACAGATGACTGTTGTTGAGTATACTAGcaaatttgaggagttatgtcGCTTTTCTCGTATCTGTCAAGGTGCGCCTGAAGATTTTGCTGAATGGAAGTGTATTAAATATGAGGGAGGTCTTCGGAGTGATATTCTGAGTTTCGTTACCCCAATGGAGATCAGGATATTTTTtgaattggtgaataagagtagggtggctgaggATTGTGTGAGGAAGGCGGCAGCAGAGAAAGGAAGTTTGAGGGTGCCTTTTCAGAGGCCTTCAGGGAGGAACTTTGCTCCGAGAGGTAGGAATTTCAAGCGTGGAGGTTTTGTTCCGCAGCAGACTCAGGGTCAAGGTAATTACAGAAGGCCGAATACTAATGCTAGTCAaggaaaaaggtttgggaagcagccacaGCAAGATCTGAATTGTCAGAAGTGCGGAAGGTTTCACCCTAGAGTTCCGTGCAGATTGGGACTTGGAGTATGCTATCCTTGTGGACAGCCCGGGCATATGGCCACCAATTATctggagaagaagaagtatgagaCTGGTAGAGTGCAGCAGCCAGGGAGAGCATACACCACTTCTACCAtaggtgctgagggatctgagacactgattagaggtaattgtgaaatggttggtaaaatcttaaatgctttatttgattcaggagcaaGTCATTAA
- the LOC107632848 gene encoding probable CCR4-associated factor 1 homolog 11 — MPPPIMVGFPPFYGAVQPRFVKRLPLLEPSPNSSVVIRQVWAANADSEFQIISSLIDKYRFVSVDTEFPGVVILPRNKNYRNLVPEETYQVMKANVDALKIIQLGLTLSDEHGNLPDLGTNNRTHYIWQFNFRDFNLMRDIHAKDSVALLRSQGIDFARNAVAGVSSVHFAKLAAASGLLFNKALTWVTFHGAYDIGYLVKILTWGVLPTRLDEFLELVKELFGGNTYDVKHVMRFCNGLYGGLEKVANTLHVDRVAGKCHQAGSDSLLTCHTFHKIRETYFLSNDDGFREYVNVFFGLEIAKA; from the coding sequence ATGCCGCCGCCCATCATGGTTGGTTTTCCGCCCTTTTATGGCGCAGTTCAACCAAGGTTTGTCAAACGCCTGCCACTTCTAGAGCCTAGTCCCAACAGTTCGGTTGTGATCAGGCAAGTGTGGGCTGCCAACGCTGATTCCGAGTTTCAAATCATAAGCAGCCTGATTGACAAATATCGATTTGTCTCCGTTGACACTGAATTTCCCGGTGTAGTCATCCTGCCCCGCAACAAGAACTACCGGAATCTTGTCCCAGAGGAAACTTACCAAGTCATGAAGGCAAATGTAGACGCGCTCAAAATCATTCAGCTTGGACTCACTCTGTCAGATGAGCACGGCAACCTCCCTGACCTAGGAACCAACAACAGAACTCACTACATCTGGCAGTTCAATTTCCGAGACTTCAACCTCATGCGTGACATCCACGCAAAGGACTCTGTGGCACTCCTACGCAGCCAGGGCATCGACTTTGCACGCAATGCAGTGGCTGGAGTTTCTTCGGTGCATTTTGCAAAGTTGGCAGCAGCATCTGGGCTTCTGTTCAACAAAGCACTAACATGGGTCACATTCCATGGTGCTTATGATATTGGATATTTGGTGAAGATTCTGACGTGGGGTGTTCTTCCGACGCGCTTGGATGAGTTCTTAGAGCTTGTGAAAGAGctgtttgggggaaatacttacgATGTGAAGCATGTGATGAGGTTCTGCAATGGCCTCTATGGCGGTTTGGAGAAGGTGGCTAACACACTTCACGTAGACCGAGTTGCTGGGAAGTGCCATCAAGCCGGGTCTGACAGCTTGCTCACCTGCCACACCTTTCACAAGATTAGAGAAACTTATTTTTTGTCTAATGATGATGGGTTTAGGGAATACGTTAATGTATTTTTTGGGTTGGAAATTGCAAAAGCTTAG